The genomic region AAAACTCCccagaggagctttaagtctcAGAATATTCTGCATCATTTTCATTGACAAAGTGGGGCAGGAAAATTGCCAAATGTCACACATAGCAGTTGCATTTGTGCTTACATGTCACTCAAAAATAAGGTTTGAGttatttcaatatttaaataaattttcgttcttttttaaaaacatctcaaataaatatttggaaaaaataaacgATACTTAATCTTGATAAATGACGACGAGCTTAATTATGTAAAGATGGCGTCTTTCttaaaacaaaactttgaaatgtgtttctggGAAACAAAATGAGGCATGAAAAATGCAACTtgatatctgttttttttatatatatatataataagcCGTAATAGCAACACAGCGTCGTTTTAATCGTCACTTGGAGTCGGTTATGTAACGcttgtataaataaatacatcgtCGCTTCACTGAGTATCAGCCGCGCGCTCACTCCTGCCCGGGACAGAACCTCAAACTTGGTGAAGCTCCCCTCATGTTCCCCTCGTGCTCCCCCGTCTATTTAAATTCCACTGCAGCTCttgcaacacaaaacacaccacttcagaaaacacacattcaacgTGAACATTTTACTAAACAgcgggagaagaagagagaacagagagtgaGGTACCTTTAGCTGTCGTCTTCACGCTGGCGCTGGATGTGAATGAGTTGGTGAAGCCGAGCACAGCCGAGATGAATGGATGCTGCGCTGCCTAGCAAcaaaccaaccaatcacagaaaTGGAAGACAGCGTGACAGACAACATTTACTacaaaaaacacttcatttaaTTACTGTTACATGCAGTTAATTCCTGTTATTACTGTTACTTCAGCTAATTACCCTGACATCTTAGAGTACCTATACCTTTAGTTACACTTAATACATGCAGATGCAATTTGTACAGGGTGAGAGGGTTAAGAGAGCCAACACAATTGATACAGACGCACTCATAAGAACAGAAAAAGTTACTGAAAAACATGCATTATGATGACTGATTGTATTTCTTATAGTTTGAGATTTTATTTCTCTTATTCAGATGTTTCCTCAAATTTAATGTTGTATTGCACACATGCGGGTGCGTTGTAGTGGGGGGAGGacagtgggactgactacctagggcccaagtggggaggggggcctttaatgggcctgaaataaaatgtgttttctccaacgcttttgttttgttttgttataactgcaataagataactaaaattgtctgaataaatataaaaacattcagaattcctttctggaaaaaagagGAGTCTCTTCCTGTCGACTAGATTGATCGGCTCCGTGAGATGcgcgtctcatgcctaaagtggggaattgtcatattttcatatagcatcaagtgtggctgaatctgattgaaagtaaactataggtttttagagttttatttgacttcatgaggttagattgtaccaaataatgcccccttgttgttattcaacaagtcacttggcttcaaataatcttctttgcagaggtggacagtctgaaggtcaatattgtgcagttacatttggagaaattgtaaaaaaataataataataataatattgatatgtagcttagatttgagtcagttaaccaggatagttttaagcatatatttttgtttaatgcagataaaccagtattatagcagcaatgttatattttgtagggttggttgtggtgatggggcccaatgagatatcttttcagggggcccagaattcctggtgacgcccctgCACACATTAATAATTTTGTACATCAAAAATGTTTGCTTGAATAtttctgttttgcatttaaattgACACACCAACACATAAGTACGTCAGgtagtttattttgttgtaattGTGCGCGGACAGCTTAATATTGCTCAGCATTCCCATGCGTTTATCAGTCTTGTACCAAAGCAGATTCAACCGAATGGTATGCTCTATAAACATCAGCTTAAGCTACAGCTCCCTCTAGTGGATATAGAGGGGAAGTGAGTCACTGTATGTAACAGGAATGTTTGCCTTGTGCAGGAAGTTGTGTGGCACCTACTTGTCTAATAAGAAAACTCAGGCCATGAAGAGTGTTCAAAAAGTCTAAATAATAAAATCACAGTCACTGAGAGACCAGCTCTCATCGTATGTGCGACATCTCCTCCAGGAAAGGCGTCTTCATGCAGCCGGTGCAGAGCTGGTCCATCCACAGGGGAGCCTCGTGCTGCAGCGGGGTGCGCCGAGGGTAGAAAGTGTATGAGAGGTCGTAGTTCAAGAGACAGCTGACAGAGGCCATGTACAGGTCTGAGAAACGCGAGAGGCGTCTGGAGAAGTAGGTGGGATTGTGAGACGTTCTGAAGATGCTGCCAAACTGAGGGTTGAACAGGTTCTTTATCATCACCCTGTGACACAAAAAGGCCAGGATGTAACTTGAAAGGGTGATAAGAACATGTGAATGGATATACTTTTGATGCTGAAGAGTTTTCAGATCCTTTGCATGAAAGAAAGTTAAGACCACAAAGTGCATATAACACCAAACCCATTCTGTTAGAATTTCCTGAAATGCACCCAGACAGACTCCACCCTCTAtgtatttactcttttttttgcttctccCTCACTCAATctcttttgttcctcttttttcttttcaattgaGTTATTATTGATACTTTTTTTCATCCCCTTTGGTCTTAGAATTATttcttattgattacttttattataatatattgcCACATTACTGCTCTTATTGATTGctaatattattattctaatttttttgttctcctttcatgttttgtaatgtttgtactTGTTAGTATGTCTGTATCGACTACATGTATATACACTAATtggtgaattaaaaaaaacaataatttaaatcttaaaaaagacCACAAAGTACAAATGTTCAAAATGGACTAGTAATCATTTTCAGCTGCCAATACATTTGCAGTTATGTGATTTCATTTTCCATTTAGGACTTAATGTTTTATATAAGTCAAGTTATGCCCTGAAAGTCTTATCCTATTAATGAACGTGCAACTAAAGCTATCTAGTAAATGAATAGGAGAAGAGATCTTAAAAATAAACCAGTTCAGTACTataaaactgaaacactgaagtgaAATAAATCCAGGTATTTGAGTTCTCTGGGTGGTGAAAACGTGTAAAGAATTAAAGAGCACGTAAAAAATGCCTGCAGTTGTTGCCAGCGTTCTCTGGGGCTCCGTAGTGAAGTTGCAAACTCTGTTGTTCTTGCAGCACCAGTGCATCCATTCAGTGTAAATGCTGGCCTGCATAAACTACAGGCTTTGGAATTGTAGCCTTGCACAGCTTGCATTGCACACAAGTGACCAACAATGCACTAAGTAGTAATAGTAGCATTCAATTCAACACTGTATAAGGATGAGGATTCTGTCAAAAGcgagttgattttttttcagcgGCTAAACAAATTTAGAGGCCGGATGAAGGTTTAGGCTTCTCCTGTGAAATGCATCATGGTGCATGTAGGTAATTCTGCCAAAGCTCAGAGAACAGGAgaactctgttttctctttgataTTGATTGTCTATATTAACCTCCAACACTGATGGGACATCTACACAAATGTGGCAAACTTTCTCTTTAAGATAAAAGCTCTTACTTGAGttcgtctctctctttctgccacTCCTGAAAAACCTCTTTAGACTCTCCATCCCGATGGATCTGtaaggaagaagaagacacaGTTATGAACAAATCAAGGTCTatagttataaaataaataacatatttCCAGTCAAATATGACAGTTTGTATTTTTGGTTCAAGCAAGactgaaaaagttgttttggtttttcattttcattctttattcagaCACATCAGAAAGCAGCTGAGGCTTGTAATTAAGTATCATCAACACAAGTTACTTGGAGAATCTATTAGACTCCTCTTTTCCCTACTCGTCATTATGACAATAACCAGGTGATAAGTTCTCACCTGCAAGCGCTCCATTATCCCGGTTAAAGCCTGCAGCCAGGTGAGGTTCAGAGCGTACTGGTTCGTGCTCACCACTTTGGTTTCATGCTCAAGCTCAGGCACAATGGCTGCTGTTCTCCAGCCATGTCTCAACATCAGGTCCTGACACAACAAAGGAAATAGCTGTGGTTAAACTTTGGCCGGTGCAAGAACGAACTGTAGCATCCTTCAGGCACACAACAAGACTTTGCATGCAGTGTGTTCATTTAGGAGAGGAGCAGAATAAACAACAGGAGAAATGAATCCAGAGATAAATATTAGGTTCCTGAAGTGGGAACAATAACCTATGAGGAGGCCGCTAGGAAATGTTTGattatatttaaatgtgtctgaGCAGGAATACCAAATGTTTCATTGTCACTTATTCTGGGTCACTTTTGTTCTATCAGAGAATTAGGAAGCTCAAGTTGGATTTTAAAATTGTACTGCTGGTTGTAAATCACAAATTTCTTTGTTCTGAACcttctattttgttttaattgcacttttaaatgcAGCTGTACTGCATTTTGTTTCTTATTTAGAGCACTTTTCACTGCAGATGCTATACCAAAAAAGGCTACCTGTAAAACGTttagcttttaaatgttcctaTGACTTCTACAAAGTAATGCAAACCTTCAATTCtacattatttgaaaaaaaaaaaaacagacactctTTACTGCCATCTGCTGTTTGATATCATCTGCATGCAGCTCACTGTAGCCCCACCTAAAAACCACATGGGACATTTTTAGAATTGTGCAACACATGGTGGCTTTGGGCCTTTGAcagtgtgtgcatttgtttgttttgtgcagaGTTCATATGAGCTGTAATGATGCATTTTTGCCACCATTTAATGCAATAAAATTGAGGGAAAATCAGCAATCCTGGAAAAAACATTGTGTGTAAAATTCCCACTCCTGGAGGATGTTCAGAAATGCAATAAGGGTAAATTACTCATGAATCAATCATCCCAGTAAACTGTGATAACACCAGTTAGTCATACTGAGGATGTTCTGCAAAGGACTCATTAGTGCTGGCATCATTTTGTTTCAACACTTACTGCCAAGTCACTGTAGAGATGGTCTCCAAAGTAAAGAACCTTTGAGCCTCTCCAGCCTGTCAGTCTGAGAAAGTCAAACAAGTTTCCCTGGAACAAAATATGAAATCACAGGCCTGTCTGTTTAGTATATTAAGAAACACAGAATACAACAAGTCACAACATTTGTCAGCATGTTCAAACACATATTTACAAGAAGGAGAAATAATCATTCATAAAAAGGACCATGGGGTGCACAAATATGAGGACACATTAAGATTTCAGAGGTCATACAGTAGCTTTAGAACAGACCTGTTTGTAGATCTGTCCTTTTTCCAAAGTGTTTATCTTTTCCCACCGCAGGTCTCCATTACCATCCAAACATCTGAAAGGTCTGTAAGAGTGAACAGTTTGAGGGATTATCAAAGAGTGTCTGAGCTCTGTCTTCAAACCAAAACATCAGTGTGATTGTTCAGCTCCACTGAGTGATGAATCATAGAACTCCTTTCTTCAACACGTGCTCTTACCTGATACAATCAGTGAAGAAGTGAGGTTTGTCTGCCTGCACAATGACAACATCAAAGAAGTCTCTCCAGTTCTTCCCCACCATGTACGTCATGCCTTTGTCACTGCATGCAAGACAGAAAGGAAATGTTGGGATTGCAACAGAGCTGTTCACCAGCCTAATGAGTCATGACGAACGTGCAGCACAGAGAGTTTCCACTCACACAAAGCTGAAGGGGCTGTTAGTGATGAGGAAGAGTTTCTTCCCATTGCTGACCAATCGGTGCAGAACAGCATCAGTTTCTTCACCCCTCAAAATGAACTTctctgtgaagagagagaaaacagctctGTGCCACCGAAGTGCAGAAATGTGATGATTTTAAACTGAAGGAGGAAAGAGTGTTCTCACTGAGATCTTCCATGATCCATTTATACATGAAACCTTTGAGGTGAACCATGCCGATAGCTTCCTGAGGACAAAGAGGTACAGGAATAAGAAACAGATCCAAGACGGGCCAGGTTCAAAGACTTAATGGAGCTTTACCTGATCTACCCTGAATATTATCTGctggaagaaaggaaagagggatggaaggaatgaagaaaagaaggatggaagaaaatagggaagaaaggaaggaaagaaaaaaaaaataaagaaggaagaaaagagggaaggagggaaggaaggaagaaaagaaggactaaaagaaagaaggaaggaaggaagaaaagaaggaagaaagaatgaaggagaaataacaaagacaaaaacaaatgggtaataaaaagaaagaaagaaagaaagaaagaagacaggaaagaagggggaaaagaaaagacaggaaataaGGTGAAAAAGAACGAACAGGGAACAGATTAAGAAAAGAAAGGGAAGCTGTAGTTCTCTGAAACAGTAAACCCCATCACCTCAGGACCCAGAGGAAGATCAGTTACTGTTTTTTGTTCCCCATGTCAGAGTCCATTTCAAAATTTCCCTGAGCTCAGCAGATTCCTGAGCCCACAGCAGAAGAATCACAGCATGTCAAACACTCAAATACACTGGGTCAGTTATCTCTTCACTGTGAGCTACAGGGTGAGGCCACAGCTACAGAACAAAGGGGTCCAACATCAAATACTGTGAGAACCAGAGGACTCACTGAGACGTCCTTGAAGAGGTGAACCGGATCATACTCGATGCCGTTGGTGACGAAATAATCATTTGCTACAGCCAACAGGGTCATCTCAGGGATGGAGAAGATGTCCATGAACTGCTTCACCTTTGGTCcctggaaaagaaaacacagaactcAGCAGTGTTTGTATCGAAGCAGAAAATAACCTTACTTAGAATTATGTTTTAAAGTCAGTGAAACaatttattattctttattattcTAGCCCTGAAGTGCTGGTCATCTGTTGGGTCTAAGTTGTAGCACAGCCGCCTGCCATGTGCCAGTGCTGCAGCTCCAGTGAATGTCAGCTGTCATAATGCTATTACACTCTAGTACTCAGCACAGATGGCCGATGACATCTCGTTGCATCGTGTATTTTGAtccagaaaatggagataaagctgTATGCCAGCtgtgtctgtttaaactggTAAATAACCAAGTAATTGGAGTAATACGTAACCAGCACaagcatgtggacgttaacctgcaagctggaccaaaggctggtgatGCTAGCTCTGTGTGTTAAATGcattgtgctcagttttgagTGTTTCCTGGATGTTTTCTCCCCTATGGATTAGTTGGCTTGTCAGAATCTTAATTTCCACCTAAATTACCAGGAAATGAGTTGCTTCGTAACATCCCTAGTTTTAACAcaactattttttaaacatggaTATATATTTAGGAAGTGTTTAAGTAacagagctgtttttttctgtgatgaGACACTAATTGAGAGAGAGCTGCAAAAATCCATtgatggaaagaaaaaacatgacacACTGCAAAATATTGTGTTGATATTTTAGttattaaaatgatcttttatACTTTACTTGATAGGAGAGCTGAACAAAAATGAGAAACAGACGAAGtatgaggaggaaagagagtggGAAATGATGTGCAGTGAATAGCTAAGGCTGAGAAACAAACCTGTGACCGCTACATCtgggactacagcctctgtacatgaggtgCATGCTTAACCAATGAGCTAAACTGGCATTCTGTTCTGTTGATTTTCGAACTAaaatttgtgtttccagtttctTAAATATGAGGGTTTTCTGCTCCATGACATCTGTAAATGAATGTTTGGGGTTTTAAACTGCTGGTTTGAGAAAAGAATTAATGCATGGAGGCCACGTTGACTCAGGACAATAGTGAGgaactgtttttaaaacttttagacttgttctttttttttcaagggtTGATCACCTGACCTAAATCTACTAACAGTAGTCTGCAGCAAACCTAGGTTAATTAATGTCATTATatccataaaataaaaaaatatacgaTTAATTACAGTAAAAGATCTGGTGACCTCATCAGTCGCAACAGCTGTCAAGGTCTATGTATGCTTAAATAGTACTTCTGATCTCTGATAAATATAAGtactaagtaaaaaaaaacctaccCATAATAACATGTTGATTTTGTAACAGTCTAGTTATGACCAAGGTAATTTTCTCCAGTCATCAGAGTAATTAACATATAGTCCGTGCTATTATAAAGTCTATTGCAAATGGCCAATCTCGACCTCCATACTTTCAAATGACTCTCCTCCTCACAGTGGGAACCATTTGCTCAATAACCACCACCTGCCCACCCACCGAGAGACTGTCATGAAAACTCAACGGAGGTTAGAGCTGCAGAAAACCTTTCCCAAGGAGAATTAGAGGACAGAAAGTCGTACGTCATGCTCTTGGAAAACACTTAAAAGACTCAGTGAACCAAGAAATATGTGGACCTGATTCAACTCCAGTGTGCTCCCAATTAGCAAACGAGTCAGATTAACCTCCATGCCTGTCAGACACAATAGGGATTTCTACTTCGTGACTGACTGAGTGCAGCGATCTGGAGTGCTAAAgagctaaaaacaaaaatattttggtGGACACAGAGTTCTTGTGGTCAGCTTTTCAGGGCCTGGATGACGACAACAGGACAAATGGGATTATAAAACTCACCACTGAGATTTATGTAATAGTGACGGCAGGCGATACcagacatgtttaatattttaggaCAGTAACAGATTTAATCCTTCTCTACGTCCGTGTTTAAGAATGGCTGGATGAGATCAGGACAGATTTGCTGAGCTCAGAGAGTGATACAAAAAGGCTTCCCATCTGTGCCAAAGCAAACATGTTTCACAGACGAGACACATTCAGGaataaatcaaaaatcaaagagCAGGGACTGAAATCGATGTCAGGCTTTCTCAAACTGATTATAAGATATAAAAGCCAGATGTGCCTGATATAAATCACCCAACTAATCCCCTTTAATTAGAGTTTTCACTATACATATCATCATCCTCACCTTTCCATAGAAGCCACTGTCTTGCTGCAGAGGGACGTGGTAGGTCCCTCCGTAGAGCTGACTGATCTCCTCATCTGGTAACGGGCTCAGTCCCCTTGAAGCGACAAACATAAGTTAATATGGCAGACGCTACATAATCAGACGAAACAGATGGAGGATttagatacaaaacaaaaaacaatgtggTTTAAACGTGGAGAACAAAGCACAGCGTCAACCTCTTACCGATGCACTGTTCCTGGCTGAATGTAGTGGAAGGCGTCTATCTTCATCAAAAGGCCCTGtatagaggaagaggagatttTCAATGATAGTTTCAATGTACAGGGAAGTGAAAACATCTCTCTACTACATTGGGACATTTGTGATGTAGAGGAAGTTACCTTTTCAATGTCGTAGTGAAGACCCCGGGCGGCAAAGTTGGGAATGTAATCATATTTGGCGATGCCTTCAGGGTACTGTAAAACAGGAGGACAAATCAGGTGATCTAACTTGGATCTCAAAGCAGCTATAATGTCAATATACTCATGTACAGACGTGCCTCACAACAGCAGCCAGGATACAATAACAGGTTTGTAGGGTTTTAAACAGACACTATTACAATGTTACGAAGACAGGAAGGAAAATACCACTTAATTTAAGAAATTAAAGACAGTAAGGAGAAAATTTGAACTTGAGAAAATCTCAGGATGGCTCTTTAATAGAGGCAGGCTTTTAAAGGGGATTTATAGAAGATtgctgactcagctgacctTAAAGTGCTCAACAAGGAAACCCTTTGCTGTGTTGAAGATCGCTGCATCCAGGGCATTCGAGTACAGCGCTAACGTGTAGTCATAGTCAAAGCCGTAGATGTCCACCTCCGCCAGGCTGACCTCATTGTTGGCGTAAATGGTGGAAGAGTTGAGGAGGTTGCACGCCCCTGGTGGGATCAGGTCTGAGAGCAGAAGTGAAACCCACTCAAAGTAAACAAGAGAAAAGCAAATCAACTACCCAAGGACAATCACAACATCTGACACATttttcacatgagaaaaaaccCAGCATACTCTCTTTTTTATGTTGGACTT from Notolabrus celidotus isolate fNotCel1 chromosome 11, fNotCel1.pri, whole genome shotgun sequence harbors:
- the nt5dc2 gene encoding 5'-nucleotidase domain-containing protein 2; this translates as MSLKTVGTALTRTLWTRGNRTPPVIGSPKTSRLSSACREFGGGKQGHEKSCSSNSEKPPTADVTSSSEPPHRCTKGEKKRAKEPVGAPGVSGVRRRSYTSNAAPADQRSYLWARYNDMKRMVHDLIPPGACNLLNSSTIYANNEVSLAEVDIYGFDYDYTLALYSNALDAAIFNTAKGFLVEHFKYPEGIAKYDYIPNFAARGLHYDIEKGLLMKIDAFHYIQPGTVHRGLSPLPDEEISQLYGGTYHVPLQQDSGFYGKGPKVKQFMDIFSIPEMTLLAVANDYFVTNGIEYDPVHLFKDVSEAIGMVHLKGFMYKWIMEDLKKFILRGEETDAVLHRLVSNGKKLFLITNSPFSFVDKGMTYMVGKNWRDFFDVVIVQADKPHFFTDCIRPFRCLDGNGDLRWEKINTLEKGQIYKQGNLFDFLRLTGWRGSKVLYFGDHLYSDLADLMLRHGWRTAAIVPELEHETKVVSTNQYALNLTWLQALTGIMERLQIHRDGESKEVFQEWQKERDELKVMIKNLFNPQFGSIFRTSHNPTYFSRRLSRFSDLYMASVSCLLNYDLSYTFYPRRTPLQHEAPLWMDQLCTGCMKTPFLEEMSHIR